A single genomic interval of Hafnia alvei harbors:
- a CDS encoding secreted effector protein, translated as MDEITRLLRHEGLHPQPTFLAGSGLLIGQQVVLYPYQLIYRVEDSHLILCSFSRVLDSAPHLSSLLRLWGILQRVFHRMLWLKSIRMLVITEVFDPQLSAQRHQLERLLYKMGATVVLKDGDSWLDISADKLLHQRKQR; from the coding sequence ATGGATGAAATTACGCGTCTACTGCGTCATGAAGGGCTACATCCACAGCCGACGTTTTTAGCGGGCAGTGGCTTGCTGATAGGGCAGCAGGTGGTGCTTTATCCCTATCAGCTTATTTATCGAGTTGAGGATAGCCATCTTATCCTATGCAGTTTTAGCCGAGTCCTTGATAGCGCACCGCACCTATCGTCGTTGTTAAGATTATGGGGGATCTTGCAGCGTGTTTTCCACCGTATGCTATGGCTCAAAAGCATCAGGATGCTGGTTATTACGGAGGTATTTGATCCGCAGCTATCGGCTCAGCGCCATCAGTTAGAACGCCTGTTATATAAAATGGGGGCGACGGTAGTGCTTAAGGACGGTGACAGTTGGTTAGATATTTCGGCTGACAAACTGCTTCATCAGCGAAAGCAGCGGTAA
- a CDS encoding SycD/LcrH family type III secretion system chaperone, producing MDSTSHKRGQDIWQTPIIKQAMALDPEEVYAQGYAAWQEGLYDQALIDFSWLVMSQPWSWRAHVALAGALMMQKEYVMAMNYYGYALMLDACHPEPVYQMGVCLEAMGETSAAREALQTALTMSYDDPSYSDVRANAELMLSQLLT from the coding sequence ATGGATTCAACATCGCATAAACGCGGCCAAGATATTTGGCAAACCCCCATTATCAAACAGGCGATGGCGCTCGATCCTGAAGAGGTATACGCCCAGGGATATGCGGCTTGGCAAGAGGGATTGTACGATCAAGCACTGATTGATTTCAGCTGGTTAGTGATGTCTCAGCCATGGAGTTGGCGCGCTCACGTGGCCTTAGCGGGGGCATTAATGATGCAGAAAGAGTACGTAATGGCAATGAACTACTACGGCTATGCGCTAATGCTTGATGCCTGCCATCCTGAACCGGTTTATCAGATGGGGGTTTGCCTAGAAGCGATGGGGGAAACTTCTGCGGCAAGAGAGGCGCTGCAAACGGCGCTGACCATGAGCTATGACGATCCTTCATACAGCGATGTTCGCGCAAATGCGGAGCTGATGCTGAGTCAACTGCTGACCTAA